From a region of the Methanolobus tindarius DSM 2278 genome:
- a CDS encoding tetratricopeptide repeat protein — protein sequence MGSSSIDENVLMRQSDILIADGNYEDAISCLDVILEEKPDDEEALSMKGLALCLKGETNRGIDILEEALSIDPFSKKVLIIFADACLHSSMLEKSLEILDRAISYYPDDDGFIMLKATILGALKKNQINSYFN from the coding sequence ATGGGAAGTTCTTCCATAGATGAAAACGTCCTGATGCGACAATCAGATATACTGATAGCAGATGGAAATTATGAGGATGCCATATCCTGCCTGGATGTCATTCTTGAAGAAAAACCGGATGATGAAGAAGCCCTTTCCATGAAAGGACTGGCTTTATGCCTGAAGGGTGAAACTAACAGGGGAATTGATATTCTGGAAGAAGCTCTTTCAATAGATCCGTTTTCAAAAAAAGTCCTTATTATTTTTGCAGATGCATGTCTTCATTCATCAATGCTGGAAAAGTCTCTGGAGATCTTAGATAGGGCCATAAGCTATTATCCGGATGATGACGGTTTCATTATGCTTAAAGCCACAATACTGGGTGCTTTGAAAAAAAATCAAATAAATTCATATTTTAACTGA
- the mtaA gene encoding methylcobamide:CoM methyltransferase MtaA: MSGLTAKERFIRSLEGKEVDKVPVCSVTQTGVVELMEITGSKWPQAHYDPEMMATLAIAGNTIAGLEAVRFPFCNTVIPETLGCIFNEGSIDTQPYQLDFPCKTKEDAANFSIPADLAKSRRIEIMLKTAEIIKDRISDDIPLVAGMIGPASIAFYLSGAKNYLHWCITDPELLKRLMKLGTEICIEYSNLLFERGVDAVVIIDSEAGPDLLPPPLFTELVLPEYHLLTSEMKGHKILHICGDATDILDPMANSGFEGLSIEERTDLSYAKSIVGDRACLIGNLSPAATLLSKSTDQIKKEAKQCIEDGAGILAPGCGIAPRTPVENIKAFVASRDEYYKEQG; encoded by the coding sequence ATGTCTGGTTTAACTGCAAAAGAAAGGTTTATCCGTTCCCTTGAAGGAAAAGAGGTGGATAAAGTTCCTGTCTGTTCAGTCACACAAACAGGAGTTGTAGAGCTTATGGAGATTACAGGTTCAAAGTGGCCGCAGGCCCACTATGATCCTGAAATGATGGCAACACTTGCAATAGCAGGTAATACAATTGCCGGACTTGAGGCTGTAAGATTTCCTTTTTGCAATACGGTGATCCCTGAAACCCTGGGCTGTATTTTTAATGAAGGGTCTATAGATACGCAACCTTACCAGCTGGATTTCCCATGCAAAACAAAAGAAGATGCAGCAAACTTCTCAATTCCTGCTGACCTGGCTAAAAGCAGAAGAATTGAAATAATGCTGAAGACTGCAGAGATAATCAAAGACAGGATTTCAGATGATATTCCTCTTGTAGCAGGAATGATAGGACCAGCTTCTATTGCTTTTTATCTTTCAGGTGCAAAGAATTACCTTCACTGGTGTATTACTGATCCGGAACTTTTGAAACGGCTCATGAAGCTTGGGACAGAGATCTGCATTGAATATTCCAATTTACTCTTTGAAAGAGGTGTGGATGCAGTAGTAATCATAGATTCTGAAGCCGGACCAGATCTATTGCCACCACCTCTGTTTACTGAACTTGTTCTTCCAGAGTACCATTTACTAACATCTGAAATGAAAGGTCACAAAATTTTGCATATCTGCGGTGATGCCACAGATATTCTGGATCCAATGGCTAATTCAGGATTTGAAGGTTTGAGTATTGAGGAAAGGACTGATCTTTCCTATGCAAAGAGCATTGTTGGAGACAGGGCCTGTTTAATAGGTAATCTGTCACCTGCTGCTACCCTTTTATCAAAATCAACAGACCAGATAAAAAAGGAAGCAAAACAATGCATTGAGGACGGAGCAGGAATACTTGCACCTGGTTGTGGTATAGCTCCACGGACACCGGTTGAAAATATTAAGGCTTTTGTGGCTTCCAGGGACGAATATTACAAAGAACAAGGTTGA
- a CDS encoding COG1361 family protein produces MTELVRKIIIAMSILAMVLVSGCTDTVQSADPVSPDNVFVSTNPVVIKEFQEQDITLTVTNNDTQAIESVTVSGFIPFTVTGTGSLNIAGKETTAQSSVLNAKITAPAFNTDVNDSAVTVSYLSGMDEEGKQITKTKSVPVDVIITPDVQLQFLGFVENMSSLRTASSETWELKKGTNATISFSVKNHGQSTIPVGLLTVEFDVDNELIANDTSMEINEAMARSGTSYTKGIQIPVKDDAPNGETDVYVKLMYGDNVVDEQTLILTVKL; encoded by the coding sequence ATGACAGAACTAGTCCGAAAGATAATTATAGCAATGTCCATACTGGCAATGGTGCTGGTTTCCGGATGTACAGACACGGTGCAGTCAGCTGACCCAGTCAGTCCTGACAATGTATTTGTCAGCACCAACCCTGTAGTTATTAAAGAATTCCAGGAACAGGACATAACGCTTACAGTAACGAACAATGATACACAGGCAATTGAATCAGTAACTGTTTCAGGTTTCATACCATTCACAGTTACAGGAACAGGATCACTGAACATAGCAGGTAAAGAAACTACTGCTCAGTCATCAGTCCTGAATGCGAAAATAACGGCACCTGCATTTAACACAGATGTTAATGACTCTGCCGTGACAGTCAGTTACCTTTCCGGAATGGATGAGGAAGGTAAGCAGATTACAAAGACAAAGTCAGTACCAGTTGATGTAATAATAACACCTGATGTACAACTCCAGTTCCTTGGATTTGTTGAGAACATGAGTTCACTGCGTACAGCATCATCCGAAACATGGGAACTTAAGAAAGGAACAAATGCAACCATATCATTCTCTGTAAAGAACCATGGACAGAGTACAATACCAGTGGGTCTTCTGACAGTTGAATTTGACGTGGACAACGAACTCATTGCTAACGATACTTCAATGGAAATTAACGAAGCAATGGCCAGAAGCGGAACATCATACACCAAGGGTATTCAGATACCTGTAAAGGATGATGCTCCAAACGGAGAAACAGATGTCTATGTCAAACTTATGTACGGCGATAATGTTGTAGATGAGCAGACACTTATACTGACAGTCAAGCTGTAG
- a CDS encoding ATP-grasp domain-containing protein, whose product MKGWILYKTAQNSLSPDAYEIHRLIETAGKKGIDIEVVSPDLFDLLVTREDRKSILLNGEVVPLPDFLLPRMGAGTSYFGMAVIRHLEKLGVYIVNSAQSIDTVKDKLYSQQILAGHNIPVPRTMLGKYPIDDTLVEKYLKFPLVVKTLSGSMGKGIFLCENKLQFNDLMGLIHVTSPKLNIILQEFIKSSHGKDLRVFVVGGRPIACIERKSSDNNFKANYSRGGQVSRFSMTPEVKWLATETARLFGLDIAGIDLLFDGKHFRVCEANSSPGFKGIESCCDIDIADEIYNFIKIRLGRFED is encoded by the coding sequence TTGAAAGGATGGATACTGTACAAAACTGCTCAGAATTCCCTGAGCCCGGATGCTTATGAAATTCATCGTCTTATAGAGACAGCAGGGAAAAAAGGTATTGATATTGAGGTTGTGTCCCCGGACCTATTTGACCTGCTGGTTACACGTGAAGACAGAAAAAGCATATTGCTTAATGGTGAAGTTGTACCATTGCCTGATTTCCTTCTACCACGTATGGGTGCAGGAACTTCTTATTTTGGAATGGCAGTTATACGTCACCTGGAAAAACTTGGGGTATATATCGTAAACTCTGCGCAGTCAATTGATACTGTAAAGGATAAACTCTATTCACAGCAGATACTTGCAGGTCATAATATTCCTGTGCCACGTACAATGCTTGGAAAATACCCTATCGATGATACACTTGTAGAAAAATACCTGAAGTTCCCTCTTGTTGTGAAGACACTTTCCGGTTCAATGGGAAAAGGAATTTTTTTGTGTGAAAATAAATTACAGTTTAATGATCTGATGGGGCTTATACACGTGACAAGTCCTAAACTGAACATAATCCTTCAGGAATTCATCAAAAGCAGTCATGGAAAGGACCTCAGGGTCTTTGTTGTAGGCGGAAGACCGATTGCATGTATTGAAAGGAAATCAAGTGACAATAATTTCAAGGCTAATTATTCACGTGGAGGACAGGTTTCCAGATTTAGCATGACACCTGAAGTTAAATGGCTTGCAACAGAAACCGCAAGATTGTTCGGACTTGATATTGCAGGCATTGATCTTCTTTTTGATGGAAAACATTTCAGGGTCTGTGAGGCAAATTCATCCCCGGGATTTAAAGGTATTGAAAGTTGCTGTGATATTGATATTGCTGATGAGATATACAATTTCATAAAGATACGTCTTGGTCGCTTTGAAGATTAG
- a CDS encoding DUF7544 domain-containing protein, translating into MSWYVVDVIDRAVERTRSFLFEPFDITKWLKLAIIVFFIGGSGGFNGGGNGGSYDTSAGEPDVSWIPDSLTDFLSNLSHHISSFSDTTMLMTLVLILLLIFLIAIILGYIGSTMEFVLVESLVSNEVRIREYFKKFMGKGLSLYVLRLVIVFAVILMIVIVTAPFIFLIAEGDSGASGALGIIGFIFAIIAAVILFIIVLGIIGSFINMAIPVSMYQDSGLLSAIGRVFSQFKADWKQMVIYWIGRGILGFAVAIMAGIIGLIILVILVLLLGAIDLALYYILNMVLSGTVLWSLLIAVVIVELLLLSFTSAIIRMPFAVFMKYHMLSFLELWYQLKMPIFDELHSTSGNGPDQWIEEAEIIDE; encoded by the coding sequence ATGAGCTGGTATGTAGTAGATGTAATTGACAGGGCCGTGGAAAGGACGAGAAGTTTCCTTTTTGAGCCTTTCGACATTACAAAATGGTTAAAGCTTGCAATAATAGTTTTCTTTATTGGAGGCTCCGGAGGGTTTAATGGAGGGGGAAACGGTGGTTCATATGACACATCCGCAGGTGAACCTGATGTCTCCTGGATTCCCGACAGTCTGACTGATTTTTTAAGTAACTTATCCCATCACATTTCATCATTTTCTGACACGACAATGCTGATGACACTTGTTCTGATTTTGCTGCTGATTTTCTTAATAGCAATTATCCTTGGATATATAGGCAGCACAATGGAATTCGTGCTGGTGGAATCTCTTGTAAGCAATGAAGTCAGGATACGTGAATATTTCAAAAAATTTATGGGTAAAGGACTTTCACTTTATGTCCTGCGTCTGGTAATTGTGTTTGCGGTTATTTTAATGATAGTCATTGTTACTGCACCTTTCATATTCCTTATAGCAGAAGGCGATTCAGGTGCATCCGGTGCATTGGGAATAATAGGCTTTATCTTTGCGATTATTGCTGCAGTTATTTTATTCATTATTGTTTTAGGAATAATTGGTTCGTTCATAAATATGGCAATCCCGGTTTCCATGTATCAGGATTCAGGTCTGCTTTCTGCAATTGGAAGAGTATTCAGCCAATTCAAAGCAGACTGGAAGCAAATGGTCATTTATTGGATAGGACGCGGCATTTTAGGTTTTGCCGTTGCCATTATGGCAGGAATCATTGGTCTGATAATACTCGTAATTCTAGTGTTGCTATTAGGAGCAATAGATCTGGCATTGTACTATATTCTCAATATGGTATTATCCGGTACTGTATTGTGGTCACTGTTAATAGCGGTTGTAATCGTGGAGCTATTACTTTTGAGTTTCACATCAGCTATAATCAGGATGCCATTTGCTGTATTCATGAAATATCACATGTTAAGTTTCCTGGAATTATGGTATCAACTTAAAATGCCAATCTTTGACGAACTCCACAGTACTTCAGGCAACGGCCCAGATCAGTGGATTGAAGAAGCTGAGATTATTGATGAATAA
- a CDS encoding Maf family nucleotide pyrophosphatase has protein sequence MKKVILASASPRRSELLSTLIGPNFEIIVSSYDEKEVEDLAPAELVMHHSREKAIDVAGKLNEGIIISADTVVVYDGTILGKPDNTDDARRMLKALSGQQIQVISGITVMDIASGSAVTEHESTDIWMRQISDSLISKYISTGETEGKAGAFAIQGKGAILVQRIEGDFFNVVGLPLYRLSKMLDKFGINVLDYSFGNGNRTK, from the coding sequence ATGAAAAAAGTGATACTTGCTTCAGCGTCCCCAAGAAGAAGTGAACTGCTTTCCACTCTTATTGGTCCGAATTTTGAAATTATAGTTAGTTCCTATGACGAGAAAGAAGTTGAAGATCTGGCTCCTGCTGAACTGGTAATGCATCACTCAAGGGAAAAAGCAATCGATGTTGCAGGAAAACTGAATGAAGGTATCATTATTTCTGCCGACACTGTTGTTGTATATGATGGAACTATTCTGGGCAAACCAGATAACACAGACGATGCCAGAAGAATGCTTAAGGCATTAAGTGGCCAACAGATACAGGTAATTTCCGGAATCACTGTGATGGATATTGCCAGTGGTTCAGCAGTTACAGAACATGAGAGTACGGATATATGGATGCGCCAGATTTCGGATTCTTTAATAAGCAAATACATCAGTACCGGGGAAACCGAAGGAAAGGCAGGTGCCTTTGCCATTCAGGGAAAAGGCGCAATACTTGTTCAAAGAATTGAAGGCGATTTTTTCAATGTAGTCGGACTTCCGCTTTACAGGTTATCCAAGATGCTTGATAAATTTGGAATCAATGTTCTGGATTACTCTTTTGGAAACGGAAACAGAACAAAATAG
- a CDS encoding B12-binding domain-containing protein has translation MESEKPLFQKILQKARESILNFDTIEAESAVREAVDAGMDPVDLIELGFIEGMKEIGDQYEKGDVPLLHIFAASRIMEKGVSLLKCCANENKLELKMFGSIAMNT, from the coding sequence ATGGAATCAGAAAAACCATTGTTCCAGAAAATATTGCAAAAAGCACGGGAATCCATTCTTAATTTCGACACCATTGAAGCCGAATCAGCTGTGAGGGAAGCTGTTGATGCCGGCATGGATCCTGTTGATCTTATAGAACTTGGATTTATTGAGGGAATGAAAGAAATTGGAGATCAATATGAGAAGGGAGATGTTCCTCTTTTACATATATTCGCTGCCTCCAGAATTATGGAAAAAGGTGTTTCTCTTCTCAAATGCTGTGCAAATGAGAACAAACTCGAACTAAAAATGTTCGGAAGCATTGCCATGAATACATAA
- a CDS encoding DUF7490 domain-containing protein: protein MIEETPHPVITNVDVMSTPADEEFELKVTAYIQNPLTTDTGSLSLKVKSKDPSTNLITAEHEESVGYLKAQEQSYKTVSLNVPKSGEQLVVIELFEDGSLVDDSSTYVRLVSDVSDEVPNVILTDLMIETIQATNYGEDIIFEASPGLYNQGDEANKITVVVTAIVDDYTRYSGSAIASNLENNQRTRATVRMTVPADESYSFDVDVIVDGEVTSSAATTSSIKLHDLKLETPTTYTLVASSSPIEEMPEEEAVEETATEDEAESPGFETPMFIVAVLCAMGILRRWKKDC, encoded by the coding sequence ATGATCGAAGAAACACCACATCCGGTAATCACCAATGTGGATGTAATGTCGACACCGGCTGACGAAGAGTTCGAACTTAAAGTTACAGCTTACATACAGAACCCATTAACAACTGACACTGGTTCACTTAGCCTTAAAGTGAAATCAAAGGACCCTTCGACAAATCTTATTACTGCAGAACATGAGGAAAGTGTTGGCTATCTGAAGGCACAGGAGCAGTCATACAAGACAGTTTCCTTAAATGTTCCAAAAAGTGGAGAGCAACTTGTTGTTATTGAGCTTTTCGAGGATGGCAGCCTTGTGGATGATTCTTCAACCTATGTCCGCCTGGTTAGTGACGTAAGTGACGAAGTTCCAAATGTAATACTTACTGACCTTATGATCGAAACTATTCAGGCAACTAACTATGGTGAAGATATTATATTTGAAGCATCCCCCGGCCTTTACAATCAGGGAGATGAGGCGAATAAGATAACTGTGGTTGTCACAGCAATTGTTGATGATTACACAAGATATTCAGGCAGTGCAATTGCCTCCAATCTTGAAAATAACCAGAGGACAAGAGCCACTGTAAGAATGACAGTTCCTGCAGATGAATCTTACAGCTTCGATGTGGATGTTATTGTGGACGGTGAAGTTACCTCCAGTGCAGCAACCACTTCATCAATAAAACTGCATGACCTTAAACTCGAAACACCCACGACATACACTCTTGTAGCATCATCTTCACCTATCGAAGAAATGCCAGAAGAAGAGGCAGTGGAAGAAACAGCTACAGAAGATGAAGCTGAAAGTCCCGGATTTGAAACACCAATGTTTATTGTCGCAGTGCTTTGCGCAATGGGAATTCTGAGACGCTGGAAAAAAGACTGCTGA
- a CDS encoding small ribosomal subunit Rsm22 family protein, with protein sequence MSDREILSTFKYVSRMKQEFMLSELRDYLKEEASLKQIHQTLIPVLFDLGVDIIPEDDDFRIVRASPVKQMILSEDEIKKNEQFFKSAAVSRKLERLIEQYIEKKTGKNWDDIQTMEKIRKAIRMQKASYWNESSSRNISYEKGYSVLGYLAYQFPVYFTQFQYLLYEMAKDGLLKTRMKIIDVGSGPGTIPLALIDMYNRLDDHKAEIHSVELFDENIEAYNFLVPQYAAVKSNVTVKEPIRTDVSKLDVEKLLDNVDLIVFSNVLNEMKDLSLDEKAGLVKSMAEKLSQDGNIIIIEPADKTNSTELRRLTIMLKKIGVRIYSPCTFLWSGECTLENCWSFEQKKDIKPTRLMEKLAQCDEPYRYINTDIKYSYAILRKDKLAKHFINLSSKSKFARLSQIEKHSKKRINVVCSVMSADLGDEKYKLFRVCDGSSKKAVYAVIPSHNLSEDNDILTKVPYGSIVKIFNVLVKYNEANDSYNLLVGKGTTIESQYVDENETEDYNLSD encoded by the coding sequence ATGTCAGACAGGGAGATTTTATCCACATTTAAATATGTTTCACGTATGAAACAGGAATTCATGCTATCCGAATTAAGGGATTATCTGAAAGAAGAGGCTTCTCTTAAGCAAATACACCAGACACTTATACCGGTTCTTTTCGATCTGGGTGTTGATATCATTCCTGAAGATGATGATTTTCGTATTGTACGCGCATCTCCCGTTAAGCAGATGATACTTAGTGAGGATGAAATTAAAAAGAACGAGCAGTTCTTTAAATCTGCTGCAGTTTCCCGAAAACTTGAGCGTCTTATCGAACAGTATATAGAGAAGAAGACTGGCAAGAACTGGGACGATATACAGACAATGGAGAAAATAAGAAAAGCTATACGCATGCAGAAAGCCAGCTACTGGAACGAAAGCAGTTCCAGGAATATAAGCTATGAAAAAGGCTACAGTGTACTTGGCTATCTGGCATACCAGTTTCCGGTTTATTTCACACAATTCCAGTACCTGCTATATGAAATGGCAAAGGACGGACTCTTAAAGACCCGTATGAAGATAATTGACGTTGGAAGCGGGCCAGGCACAATTCCTTTAGCACTTATCGATATGTACAACCGTCTGGATGACCACAAAGCTGAGATCCACTCTGTTGAACTATTCGATGAGAATATAGAAGCTTATAATTTCCTGGTGCCACAATATGCAGCCGTTAAATCAAATGTCACGGTAAAAGAGCCCATCAGGACAGATGTATCAAAACTTGATGTCGAAAAACTTCTGGACAATGTTGACCTTATTGTATTTTCCAATGTTCTTAATGAAATGAAAGATTTAAGCCTGGATGAGAAAGCAGGTCTTGTTAAGAGCATGGCTGAAAAACTTTCACAGGATGGCAATATCATAATCATTGAACCTGCGGACAAAACAAATTCAACCGAACTTCGCAGGCTTACTATTATGCTGAAGAAAATAGGTGTCAGGATATACAGCCCCTGCACATTTTTATGGTCAGGAGAATGCACTCTTGAAAATTGCTGGAGTTTTGAGCAGAAAAAGGATATTAAACCCACAAGACTTATGGAAAAGCTGGCTCAGTGTGATGAACCTTACCGCTACATCAATACTGACATCAAATATTCCTATGCAATACTCAGAAAGGACAAACTTGCAAAACACTTCATTAATTTATCTTCAAAATCAAAGTTTGCCCGCCTGTCACAAATTGAAAAACACAGCAAAAAACGTATCAATGTGGTTTGTTCTGTAATGTCAGCAGACCTTGGGGATGAAAAATACAAACTTTTCCGTGTGTGTGATGGCAGTTCGAAAAAAGCTGTCTATGCTGTTATTCCGTCCCATAACCTTTCTGAAGATAACGACATTCTCACAAAAGTACCATATGGCAGTATTGTGAAAATATTCAATGTGCTTGTCAAATACAATGAAGCAAATGATTCATATAACCTGCTTGTAGGAAAAGGTACTACTATAGAATCACAATATGTTGATGAGAACGAAACTGAAGATTACAACTTATCTGACTGA
- a CDS encoding DUF3656 domain-containing U32 family peptidase, with protein sequence MHTNNISVCTPPEVLAPAGDPEALRAAIKGGADAVYLGVGEFNARQGAKNFKIEELRENIELAHSYGVKVFLALNIPLKQHEMQEAINVVHKAYSYKIDAIILEDLGLFFLLKEHFPDLPLHASTQMTIHNPQGVDFIGNAGASRVILSRELTTGQVKSIIDRTNIEIELFVHGALCYSFSGRCLFSTAITDRSANRGACFQPCRRQFRMSADGKLIDSNIVGNYPISCAELCTFPGLADIIKTGVKSLKIEGRMKKPEYVTASAGTYKAVAEKVCKTGENFTDEELEEMETELAKLFYRGFTRGFVLGEEDVTQRKYSANYGAYLGKVANIVKSEEEGRLTLVPEQDIKVNDGISINTKIRIIGCRIDGILVDDKPVDIAHKGETATLLISPRTSKSVRKSDEVYVSMDPQMLERLQDMELMTTPLTITIHARKGEKLKIKVKSQSLETEAIGDYVVEEAKKAPTSREQIITALGKLGDTTFHAEDIILDIDENIFIPLGALSGTRRDAVDKLFESRFDMQGRNRPCPDVSTGFDRKKKGKKKTQALLGVEVSDIDSVIVASKSGTDIIYAPISLFSEMMNEENILRTTGLKEKDIELVLVTPAISFEEDMPELKKLMQQVIDAGFKLACSNYGAVQLAKELGAGFAAQKEFNPFNAWTANAFGSSGAYRVTLSTELNLEETKAVCRNTNPDVQVEVLAYGRELLLVTKNDLLKPLIQDGTINEDTEVLLIDNTKGSFPVMRKNERTLIYNSTVLNMLDKLEELSGTGADVLRLDLSLYDRDDVKDITRNFRKALDGKPIKLKNTREEEYDEGHYFKGVL encoded by the coding sequence ATGCATACTAATAACATTTCAGTCTGCACGCCTCCTGAGGTACTGGCACCAGCCGGTGACCCTGAAGCTTTAAGAGCTGCTATCAAAGGAGGAGCAGATGCCGTTTATCTTGGAGTGGGAGAATTCAATGCACGCCAGGGTGCAAAGAACTTCAAAATAGAGGAACTCAGAGAGAATATCGAACTTGCACATTCCTATGGAGTAAAAGTTTTCCTGGCCCTTAATATCCCGCTTAAACAACATGAGATGCAGGAAGCTATCAATGTTGTGCATAAGGCATATTCTTACAAGATTGATGCCATAATTTTAGAGGATCTTGGTCTTTTTTTCCTGCTGAAGGAACATTTCCCCGACCTGCCATTGCATGCAAGCACCCAGATGACAATTCACAATCCACAGGGTGTTGATTTTATTGGCAATGCAGGAGCCTCACGAGTTATCCTTTCAAGGGAACTGACAACCGGGCAGGTCAAAAGCATAATTGACAGAACAAATATTGAAATTGAACTTTTTGTCCACGGTGCTCTTTGTTATTCATTTTCAGGAAGATGTCTGTTCAGCACTGCAATCACTGACAGGAGTGCAAATCGCGGAGCATGTTTCCAGCCATGCAGACGGCAATTCAGGATGTCTGCTGATGGAAAGCTAATTGACAGCAATATTGTAGGTAATTATCCAATAAGCTGTGCCGAGCTCTGTACATTTCCGGGTCTTGCAGATATAATAAAGACTGGTGTTAAAAGTCTTAAAATCGAAGGCAGGATGAAAAAACCGGAATACGTGACTGCCAGCGCAGGAACCTATAAGGCTGTTGCAGAGAAGGTTTGCAAAACCGGAGAGAACTTCACAGACGAAGAACTTGAGGAAATGGAAACCGAACTTGCAAAGTTATTCTACCGGGGTTTTACAAGGGGATTTGTGCTTGGTGAGGAAGATGTAACCCAGCGCAAATATAGTGCAAACTACGGTGCCTATCTTGGAAAAGTTGCAAACATTGTCAAATCCGAAGAAGAGGGAAGACTGACACTTGTACCTGAACAGGATATCAAGGTCAATGATGGTATCAGCATCAACACTAAAATAAGGATAATAGGATGCCGTATTGATGGAATTTTAGTTGATGATAAACCGGTTGATATTGCACATAAAGGAGAAACTGCAACCCTGCTGATAAGTCCCAGGACGAGTAAGTCTGTCAGGAAATCAGATGAAGTGTATGTTTCCATGGATCCGCAGATGCTTGAAAGGCTCCAGGATATGGAGCTTATGACAACACCCCTGACAATAACTATTCATGCACGTAAAGGGGAGAAACTGAAGATCAAAGTCAAAAGCCAAAGTCTTGAAACTGAAGCTATCGGGGATTATGTTGTAGAGGAAGCTAAAAAAGCTCCCACAAGCAGGGAACAGATAATAACTGCACTTGGAAAGCTGGGTGATACCACTTTCCATGCAGAAGATATAATTCTGGATATAGATGAAAACATATTCATTCCTCTTGGAGCACTTTCCGGAACAAGAAGAGACGCAGTAGATAAACTGTTTGAGTCACGTTTTGATATGCAGGGACGCAATCGTCCTTGTCCTGACGTTTCCACAGGATTTGACAGGAAGAAGAAAGGTAAAAAGAAGACTCAAGCACTCCTGGGTGTTGAGGTTTCAGATATTGACTCTGTAATAGTTGCATCAAAGTCAGGAACAGACATCATATATGCCCCTATTTCCCTTTTCAGCGAAATGATGAACGAGGAGAATATCCTCAGGACAACGGGACTGAAAGAAAAGGACATTGAACTTGTTCTGGTAACACCTGCCATTTCATTTGAAGAGGACATGCCGGAACTCAAAAAACTCATGCAGCAGGTTATTGATGCCGGATTTAAACTTGCGTGTTCCAATTATGGAGCAGTACAGCTTGCAAAAGAACTTGGTGCAGGATTTGCAGCACAAAAAGAGTTTAATCCATTTAATGCCTGGACAGCCAATGCATTTGGAAGTTCAGGAGCTTATCGTGTTACGCTTTCAACCGAGCTTAATCTTGAAGAAACTAAAGCAGTTTGCAGGAATACAAATCCAGATGTTCAGGTAGAAGTTCTGGCTTACGGACGTGAACTTTTACTAGTTACAAAAAACGACTTGCTTAAACCTCTTATTCAGGATGGAACAATTAATGAGGATACTGAGGTATTGTTGATAGACAACACCAAGGGTTCATTCCCTGTCATGAGAAAGAATGAACGTACACTTATCTATAATTCCACTGTCCTGAATATGCTGGATAAACTAGAGGAACTATCAGGCACAGGAGCTGATGTTTTAAGGCTTGACCTCTCACTTTATGACAGGGATGACGTCAAGGACATAACACGCAATTTCAGGAAAGCACTTGATGGGAAGCCTATCAAACTGAAAAACACAAGAGAAGAAGAATATGATGAAGGTCATTATTTCAA